The Deltaproteobacteria bacterium genome contains the following window.
GCGGAAGGTCAAGATCACGAATGGAAAAGCCCTGGGTGTTATCGCCGACACACCGGGCGGAAGGCTTGACGTAACATCCAAGGTCACCGTTATTTCCGCCGGCGGTCTGGGGACTCCGACGATCCTGCTGCGTTCCGGCCTGACGGAAGCAGGTGACCGGCTCTTTGCGGATCCCCTGATCATCACGTACGGGACCGTTGGAAAAGATGTACCCGATTCCCCCAAGGAACCGCCGATGCTCTGCGGGAAACTCGACAATGCGGACGGCCTTCTCATCGGTGACCTCCCCGAACCCCTCCCCATGTTCATCCTGCAGATGTTCTACAAGGGTATCGGAAAAATGAGGCACGCACTGGACTTTTCACGAAGACTTGCCGTCATGGTCAAGGTCCGGGACGAGATGGAAGGATACGTCAGGGCCGACGAAACCTGTTCAAAACACTATACACTGCCCGACCTGGAAAAAATGGAACGGGGGATCGAAATTTCAAGGCAGATCCTTTTGAAAGCCGGGTGCGATCCGCGTTCCATCGTTTCCACCCCTCCGAGGGCCGCCCACCCCGGCAGCACCGCCCGGATCGGGAAGATCGTCGACAGGGACCTGGAGACAAAGATCAAAAATCTGTATGTCTGTGATGCCAGTGTGCTCCCGGAATCCTGCGGGATCCCGCCCGTGCTGACGATACTCGCGTTCGGCAAACGACTTGTTGGTGAGCGCCTGAAACATGTCGTGTGAACACAGGCCGCGCGAAAGCCTAAAGCCGGGGTCAGGTCTTGCAATATAACATGGCACGAGTCAACGGTAGACTTGACCTCTTTGTGGAGCCCGATCTCCGATTTCTTGCTTGACACACACCCCTTCTCCTCATATGTTCTCACTGTAAACATTTCCTATCAATTCACATCTAAACACTAACAATGCATCGTGTCGGATGCAGGAATACCAGAAAGGGGAGGTGTCCTATGGATCTTGGTGGACTGGTCGCACGAAATGCCCGGATGATTCCCGACAAGGAAGCGGTCATTTACGGAGACAAACGGTACACGTGGAAAGAGGCAAATGACAAGGTAAATACCGTATCGAACGTCCTTCTCAAAGGAGGGCTCAAGAAAGGAGACAAGGTCGCCTTCTGGATGTTCAATTCGGACATGTTCTTCTTTGTTTTCTACGGCATTGTGAAAGCGGGAGGTGTGGCCGTTCCCGTCAACTTCCGTCTCGCCTCGCCGGAGGCCGAATATATCTTCAATAACTGCGATGCCGTGGCCTTGATCGTTGATGACGTCTTCGAGCCCGTCGTTCGCGAGATGAAGCCGCGCCTCACGAATATCAAGGCCTTCTACACGGCGGGCAGCGGGCGTTTCGAGGGGTTCGATGCCCTCGAAGACGTGCTCGCATCGGGCGATACGAGTGAGCCCGGCATAGAGGTGGACGAGTTTGATGAGAGCGAGGTCCTCTATACATCGGGAACCACGGGAAGACCGAAGGGCGCGCTCTTCGT
Protein-coding sequences here:
- a CDS encoding GMC family oxidoreductase; translated protein: MKPVRKMSADYVVVGSGPGGATVARELSVLGKRVILLERGADHQFYGNLVGCAFMLERLGFTWTVEGHSMLRALTTGGSSMIYGAAAIDPPKWLKQNHDIDLAPYVTALKNELRIKPTPDHMIGPRAKMIMKAAHDLDIPWEPMNKFIDHDRCDQKCPECLYGCKKEGVKWTARDYAYEAVRNGATLINKATVRKVKITNGKALGVIADTPGGRLDVTSKVTVISAGGLGTPTILLRSGLTEAGDRLFADPLIITYGTVGKDVPDSPKEPPMLCGKLDNADGLLIGDLPEPLPMFILQMFYKGIGKMRHALDFSRRLAVMVKVRDEMEGYVRADETCSKHYTLPDLEKMERGIEISRQILLKAGCDPRSIVSTPPRAAHPGSTARIGKIVDRDLETKIKNLYVCDASVLPESCGIPPVLTILAFGKRLVGERLKHVV